GATTTGTGTAGTAATAGAAGAAAAGACCATTCTAACATACCTTCTACCACTCCACAAAGCCTAGTGTTCCATCCAGCTTCGTTACAATTGTATTCAACTACCAGGCCAGCTAACTGACCTAGCTTGCTAGATTTCAACTTTTCTCACAATTCTTCCTGTGTTTTTATATTATCTTGACCCGACACATTGGTTTCATGTTAGTGATGTGCTGCTATAAATGTAAAGTACTTCCGTAGGAATAATTACAACTGTTTGTTGAAATGCAAcagcaaacaaatcatcaaGAACATGTGcttatatgtttttctttctgaTGTCTTTACCAGTTACAGAAAAAATAGACCATAGAATCGCTGCCATTCTTACATCACATACTGGAGGACAATATACGAAGTAACGAAGAGCAAGAGAAAACAGTAGCATTCCTAGCAGTAGGTTGTAAAGATCAGCGCTTAATTTGACATGTCATAGTACTTAGATCATATGAAAGAACAACCTCCGCATGCGTTTCTCTTATTTGGAAATAATTAAAGCTGAACAGGTTGGCTAAGCAAACATTATTTAGGTTTAAGCGACCCCCCAGCCTTGGCAAGCTCCTCCAGCTTACTGTCAATTTGTGCTTCTGTCAGGCCATCCAAGCGCACGCACCTCTCAACGCCCATATCTGACCAGTAGACAGGCAGAATTTACAATCAGGGGGAAGCATAAATAAGCATTCTACATGGCAGCAGATAATTCTCTAAGGCTTATCACTTTAGGTCATTTAAAAGTACTTAATTTAAACTTGAGTAATTGGCTGTTAAGAAGTATACAAACCAAAAGAAAATCAGGTGCAATAAGTACCAAAGATATATACAGAAATTATGTCACAGTAACATGCCATGAACACCTCAAGACTTCAACCCGAGTGTTTTTTCTTCCAATTCTTAATAATAGATGAATGCCCATACAAAGTAGCATACCTCAAAATATACAAGTTATAACTTAGAAAAGCAATGTGCActattaataatatataaatatgaaaaggcACAATCCTATACATAAGATTCATAGATAACATAATCCTATATATAAGATTCAAAGATAACATACAATATACATAGTCATCAGTCATGCACAAATCCATCCAGAAAAGATTTCTTACATAGAAACAGATCATTGCTCGAATCCAGAGGGTAGCCTAGCCTGCTTCCATTTAGTGACATGTACAGGTTGTTTTAATTAGACAAATTCTGGGCCTGCCACAGTATTCCAATCAAGGTTCTAAAAGGATGATAAGTGTGGACGCATCGGATTTTCTCCCCAACAAATTTCTCAGTTCCCATTTGTAcaaataaaatatcaaaatattcGCACAGGTTGTATTTATATTGCAGGACGTAGCATACACTAGACATATTTGAGGTGTCCCTTGCTCTAAGCTTCTAACAATTGACATAGAGTAAATTGCTACAAATTTATGAAGATAAATTAGACCAATATATAGTGCTCCCACTGTCCCACAATGGAAGTCATCCTAGGAAGCATGCAAACAATTAATACTTGCAAATCATATCAATTGACTATGAGAAAActagtattatttattttttcaggcAACATACATTAGttattcattatattttatttttatattattattattagaatcaATACTCAAAGTCTTGCTTTTGAGACTGTAAAGGCACAAACAACTTACATTTTTGGGTGTATGGAGTATTTGAGTATTAGTCGATTAAATTACAAGTTTAGACGCTACAACTTTTTGGACCATTATGTGCTTGGGAAAAGTAACTCAAATCTTAATTTTATAATCAACATATGAAGTTATAAATGATGAGGCAAACTATCCTATATCGCTTGGCCCCTAACTAATATAATACCAAGCACAATGAGCTACAACAATAAGCAACGTGAATGGCAATTTGTTATTCCTCTATTTGCTACCGAAAAGTCAACTCTGTTGGAATCAAATCTTCAAACACATTATATTGTATCAAGGTCACTGTAACCATAATGGAGTATGGGTAGTAATGATGTAGTAGTAGGGTGACAGCTAATATGGTGCAACATGAAATTCACTACATCAGTGCAAAAATGAAATCGGCCACTGTCATTATGCAATGTAAACAGTATGAGCCAAAGTTTTGATCCACTGGCACTCAAGAATAATAAGAAAAATGAGGCTTGCACAGCAATTGAGCCAGTGGAATACTTGGAAACAATGAACCTCTGAAAAGCGTGAAAAAACATGCATAAGCACTTAGGAGATCAACAACACATGAATTATGCGCATGGATTACATACAAGAAAGTCTCATCAATAGTATCGCTCAGTCACTTCACAGTGAACTTGTAACTTTTTGTTTCATACATTTTCGTTTTATGTATGTAAACTCAAATGAACGGCCTATCTACATACTATAAAGTGGCTATGAAAATTTGCCAATAAGAGAAGATGATGATCTTTGTGCAGAAAGACAGAGAAATCAGCTTAGCACTGGAGCCCCACGGCAAAACAATAAAGGAGCAATAAGAAGCAAGAGTTGAAACAAGTATTAACTACCTAGTTTTAACACCCATTAACCTCGGAAAATACCAGCTTTTTTGCAACTTATAGGTGACTAGGACCTGTTACAAGTACTTGGATGATTATATCTGGTTTTTACAAATTGATCAATAACACTCCATATTATAGTTGTCATCACCAAATTAAATATTGTTTTATATTTCTATCAGAATAGAGtccatatgtatatatttgagTATATACTTGGGATGTTTCTATGTTTAAAAACATTGCGGCCTTACTAACCAGGTTCCGCTTCAGCAAACTATTAATTACATTCTAGTCACTTGTGTGTTTAGTCAGCAAGTGTGGTGTTTGGTTCTCCAACGGCTTGGCTACTCTAACTTTCCAAGCCAGGGCACTACTAGGTTCGCCAGTTGGTGGTCAAGGACAATAAGGGGATTGCCTGCTAGTGAGAAGAAGGGGCTCAACTCCTTTATTATCTTGGTCGCTTGGGAGATTTGGAAGCATAGAAACAACTGTGTTTTTAATGGCACTACCCCAAGCATGGCTGATGTCCTTCAAGCCATTGCAAGTGAGGGCGCCCTTTGGTGCCTACCAGGAGCTTCTAAGCTTCGTGATCTTTTGTCTAGGGCTGTCGTACTAGTGCACTAGGTTCGTTTTGCTTCTTGTGGGTGTGTTTTGTTGGTGTTGTACTTCCGGGTGGGTGGGTGTCGGAGTTTATCTCTAACGCCATCCACCTTTTTTCCTCTATCTCAATGAAATGATACGCAGATCTCCTGcgtgttctaaaaaaaagtgtGGCTTTGACAAGCCATGATACTTCCTTGTACAATGGACAGTTACGACCAATCAGATTTCCCTAGGATGATTGCACCATTGAGTATACGTAACAGGAAGGGTGATGGTGTTGATAGTACTGTCGAGTAAACTGATGATCAAGTTCATAAGAAATGGTTACAGTAAATGTTATTGACAGTGTTCCAAAAGTTGGCTCTAGGTACCCAGTTGCCAACCTGATTAGGCATTAGATGGTTCATTAGGCAGCTAAGTACCCCTGGGGGCTCTTGTGCTGCTATTTTAGTACTCCACTGTTCAAGTTTTATGTAATATGCTCACCAATTGCTTGGAATTTACTTGTGACGTTCGGGCTAGGCATCCCTAGGCGGTAAGCGCCAGCCCACTAGTGCCTAGCACCTTATTGAACCATGGTTATTGATTAATCGAGTTAGGATAGGAGATCTTTGGTCAAGTTTTAACATAAGCTTATTGGCAATATTGTCCAGTTCCCTTGGAAATAAGAACGACCAGCTCTTAGGATTAGGAGAACAAGAAAATGCCTTTGGCCGTGGTTGGGTAAGATGGATGATAAGTTTATAATCCTAACCATCTTAGCGATCCCAATGCGTAAAAGGAAATTTATCCTCACagaaaatatttattttctcCTTGTTTGCTAGGTTAGACTAGCTTTGGGCTATAAACTATAAGGCAACCTCCCTATCTTACCTCTCCTCACCTCCACCACCTGTAGGTGCCTACAACTGAGTGTTTCCTAGTTCCCTAGGTATTGTCACATTATGTTCAACCAATTCAACCTGCTCACATAGACAACTCCATATGGGTACTCTTCCATCTATCCCAATCTTTTATTTATATTCATCCAAACAAATGCCGGTGTTTAAGAGGGAACCTTAATATACCCAGAGTATCATCgtaataatattggaagaatcCATATGGACCATAAGTAAGATCCCAAGTCCCAACAAagagtttgtgtgtgtgtgtgtgattttcAAAATAAAGCGAGCTTTGGGCTTTTAAGCCGTCAATCCTGTGAGCTGGTCTTAACCCAAAGTTGGCCAAACATCCCCTAAGCTTCTCTAGATTTTCTTCACAGTCATGTAGActattcagtttttttttgtgtttatgCCTTGAGTTAGAAGTTGTCACTATGTCTGTAATTTGTAGTAAGTTATACCAAATCCAGATCCAGTGCATGTAGTAGTTCATTTGAACATCTGCACGCACAATACCATTTGGCTGTCTGTGGCAGATCAAGCAGAATAGAAGTAACACTCACAATTGTCATGGAATGTTTTTCTTGTCTAAAAATACCAAGAACATATGAGAGAAACCATGTATCTTAGGTTTTTAATTAGTAGAACCCACAGGAAAGTGTGGACTTGAACAGATGATCTTACTATCACAACAATAACTCTACAGCTAGTCCACATTGTCGTCCCCTGTTTTTCTCCTTCTCCAAATCTTGGCCATTTTTTAACAACATTGTGTTAGCATTATATCATTGGACAAACCTAATGCTTCTCTATAAATATTTTTCCTTAAAGAAAGCATTCAGATCGCAATCAACCTAATGTGCCATTCCTTCTCAAGCATTCACACATTCTAGTATTTTACATAAGCAATGTAACCTATGATGCCCAACTCTAAAAGACAACACGATCCGGTATCCTAACCTAACATTTCACGCCGCAAAAGATATAAGAACAAAAAGTTCAAGAACCGGCTCAGAGGATCTCGGATTCCatggagaagagaggaaaaaaaaaaagaacgcgTACCGTAGCGCGCCCACAGCTGGGGCTCGACGCCGGAGCACTCGCGGATGAGGACGGGGAGGGACGGGTTGCGCGCCTTGATGTCGCCGTAGTTCTTCTTCACGAACTCCCTGCGAAAGGAAGGAATCGCCGCGGTTCTTCTTCAGATCGGGTCTAGGACcctagagagagaaaggggagacGGGGGAGCGGACGGTACCTCGCGGGGGCGCTGGCGGGGGAGGATTGGCAGAAGAGGAAGCGGATCTCCTTCACGCCCCGGGAGAGGTTCGCACGccacgccatggccgccgccgccgccgcttcttcttcttcttcttcccttcgCCTCTGCTTTGCTGTTGGCCTGTGGGGGGGGATTCGCGGGGGTGCGATGcgaccgacggcgagagacgcgGCGGACAAGGGTTGGGGGAGGGTCTCGTTGGATTGGATCCACGCCGTCCGATCGCCAAGCGACGGTTGGGACTTGTGAGCTTGGTGTGGGACGATTGTGGGGTCATTAGGGTTTGGTCTGTAAGCAAACAGAGTATTTTCCTTTCACCATCTTAATTTATCGCCCGATTGTCCCATACAATTCATGGTGGTGTAAAGATATTTATCTGAAAAATGCTTCCGGACGGACGAACGTCGTCCTTATCCACACACACAGCTACATCTCCACCACACAttccttcttttctctctctttaatTTCTTCTCTCTTGCTATTTCACCAGTGTTGGCCACACAACGGCAGCGACGGAGGGCAAGACGATATGAGAATCCATGGGAGCCAGCGCTCCGGCAGTTTCTGCTCTGCTCCCCCTTGACGGCAGTGCGCCAGGTGTGGCATACGCGGGCCATGCGGCGCCAATCGACGAGGCATGGGAGGCGTTCGTGGACGAGGCAGAGGACGACAGCGGTGAGGTCGCACCATGGCGCCGTCCATCGGAGAGGCGGAGGCACGGCTTACcgaagttgaagaagaagatggagatGTCAGGGGATGGCAGCCGGagctgaagaagaagatgtaGGTGTCGGGGGGTGGCGGCCGgagttgaagaagaagagggcCGGCAACCGGAGTTGAAGAAGAAGTCGACGGAGGTGGGTTTCCTCGGGggccgacgaccggagttgaaGAAGATGGAGGTAGCTAGGTTTGTTTTGTTGGAGTTTTAGGGATGTTGCATTCTACTGTTAAGCTTGTTGCACTCTGTTGTATTAAGgtgtttcattttgttttgaTTTGATGTTGCATTGCAATCTTTTGTATATGTTTGTTACACTCTATTTTATTCGTGTGTTTCATCCTCGTTTTATTGGATGTTGCACATGATGTACAATGTGTTCTATTCAATATTGCAGAGTAGAGTATTGATGTTGCAAGTAatgttttttcattgttttatctaattgaaacattttttaccAAGTGGTGAAACATTTCTCATCGAGTAATGAAACATCCGAAACATTTTCTAGTGAAACATTATTCAACGAGTGATGAAACatctgaaatattttttttatatgtggTGAAACACCGTctgattttttttgcaaaatatcaAATGTCTGATGTGTAGCGTTCTCCTAATTATATTTTATGGGTTAAGTGATATTTTattaagggttaattggatctacGCCATTACAACTTTTACGATTTTAAAATATACCATTACTATTTCTCTATTTGAAGCCATACCATTACAACTGTATTGATATTTGATACCCCacattttctaaaatatttggaccaaaatacccccttcctccttcttcccctcctctctcctgtTCATCATCTTCCCCCAATGAATCTGGCAGCTTAGGTATTAGTGGATCGATAATGAGCACGCAGGGGTAGGCGGTGCTAAGGTCAGCTTGTTACTACTCCCCAATCCTTAGTCCTCACACCACTAGCACACTACTTGAGTTGAGCTCAAGCCAACAGCATCCATGGTCATTGTACAGGCTTTGGATCCAGCGGTAGCACAAACCAGCAGAGTAGCTGAAATCGATGTCCTCTTCCCTTCTTCCGGCGGCCGCGACGAAGCAATGTGCCTATGAGGACTGAGTAGCACGACGACCTTGTCAGCAGCGACGACAACACCCAGGACGATGGCGTGCATGAAATCTGATAGCGACGATGGTGGTTGTGGGCTGCCACGCACGATCTTGGCATAGTGCATAACCTCCTGAGTCGTCGCAGTAGCACTGCTCCCGGTTTTGAGCCCTGACACATAGTCACCGAGCCTCCCAACATCGTGCGGCCCAGGCACGCGTAACCACTAGGAGCTCGAGGCCCAACACTGCAAACAAACTTTGCCTTGAGTCTGTGTGTCGTCTCCACCACCAGCTCCGTGTACGCCGTGGCTTGTttacgcctccgcctccacgcaCCTTGTCCACTGCCCATGCATTTAGAACCAGATCCACAGAGATAGGAGGAAGGGGAGTGGAAAGAGAAGGGATGAAGAGGAGAAGGGGtaatttggtaaaaaaaatttagaaaataagTTCAACGGGTAAGTATTGCATATGTCAAATAATGGTGAAATTGTAATGGTATGACTTGATACAGGTGAATAGTAATGAcatatcacaaaattataaaagttgtAATGGTATGTATCCAGTTAACCCCTTGTATCAATACCCTAAATAATAAGTACTAAAAGATTGGAGTTAGtatacttcatgcatgtattTTCCCTTTTTGATTTATCCTATCTGGCTCTTTTGCTAGCTTTCGATTGGTCCACGTGGCATCTCTTACTTTgaagaaaaatcataaatttataGTAAAGAAAAAACACCTAACAATCATATGTCAGGAAAAATATAGAGAAAAGTATCACATATGGATTCCAGAGGCTTCCAAAACTATCTCCCTTTTTCAATCACAAAAACTTTTACTTCTTTGCCTTCTATAAATATACCACACTCGGTACTACTCCTATAACTCTAGAATATATAGTAAACCCAACattattaagaaaaaaacaaatctaaaacaACGAATTTACATTCATTTTCCTTCTTTAAATATACTACGCCTACTCGGTACTACTCCTATAACTCTGAATATACTAAATAATTGATCTTTCAAATATTCAAATCATATATTTTAACCAATTAATTTTGATAAATCTTAAAAATAACTTTACTTGTTTggattttatcaaaatttatgtataaaatGACACATTAAATTTTTTGgatttcatcaaaatttatgtataaaatGACACATTAAATTTTATACTTTTGGTTGACATGATATAAAGTTCTATATTTTTTATGACACATATGTTTTTCACTTATACATAAtaaataaatcatttatatatacGTCCATAAATGTTTTTAATATCATATATTCATTTGTTAAAACTAAAAGAGTGGTTcacaattttctttttaaaatattttatgaaaactctaaaaattcaaataagaaaatgaagtatatacatattttaaatattaGTGAGCACACCAATTTTACcatgtaatattttttagtGATAATAAGTATATATAGGCTGACTAAGCATGCCGATTTTTTAGTATAACTATATAATTGATCGCACTTAGTATAATTAATACTAATTTGCTATCTTGAGAGTGAGCCACATCATTACTAATAGCAGCATAGCTGTTCGATTTTTATCTATCCGCTTCTTTGCTTCTCATCTGACTGTTCATCCATGTCGATTGATATTTAATCCTAGCCCAGCATAGGGCATAGCCAACTGGCCCAACCCATATGATCGGTTTGCCATCCCTGATGGATGCCATGCGACACCACGTAAAAGTTCACTTCAATATTGCGCACGTGTCCGTCTGCACGTTTATCGATCGATTCGTCCAATCACCTCCCATATCGCCTAAAAACCAACGGTTCCCTCATCATTTCATCGGTGTTCATGCTGCATAGCCTCCTCATGTATATAAATAGTTCCATCCATTCGTCGACTATTGGTAAAATCTGCTATAAGGGTCATGGTCCAATCCTACTAGAATAAAAAAGGTTAAAACATCATTGTGTAATTATTTAATCACTCCGACAAGCACATGTAATTACTtgatctcttctccctcccattCCTCTCTAAATTCCTGCGGCATCTCCGTGTCAGTTTGTACTTTTGTTTGCTCATATTACCGTTAATGTGGCATCTTCATGTCAGTTTGTACTTTTGTTTTCTCATATTACCGTGCACTGATGGTTTATATTTTTCTCTGGAATATCAGAATCTCCCATTCAATACTCTACACTTAGCTGCAAATGGGTATTAAGATGGACTATGAGGAAAAAACAATCATGTGGATCTGAAGTACGAGTTATCAGTCACCCGCTCATATTTCAGTTCGTTGGGACCTCATGCTGAAAAATATTTTGCATCGTACATTTTTAACCCTCTAAACTGAATGCCAAATTaaatttattagttttttttgttaggTATATGCTTTTGCATCCAATTTTATACTTCAAGAGTAATCCATTTTATTTTGTCCCATATTACGTGTTATATTTAATCTTCTTGACGTTAACCtcgcataattttttttcatgctatGCAATTCCAGCTCAGAATTACAGATACTTGGTTATTTGTTTTCAGTTTTTGGTTCctataatttttcatataatttttcatGTTATCTTTTTATACTCGAATGAGGAATATTGCTTTATGCATGACAATAGGGGAATGCTCCGAAGGATATAAAAATTCCGCAGCAATACGTGGGGTATCCATCCAGTATTAAATATAATTGGTACATGGATATTCCACTATAAATTCGGTTAACTAGGAGAAGCATACCATgttaaacttatatatatatgagaatcCATGTAATGAAAATATACTTTATCGTAAGAATTGACCTAATAAAAGTGATTTATACGTTGCAAgggtaattagaaaaaaatcataagCAATCTTAAATAAATTATCGACGGAAATAGATTTAGAATAGAGTCAGaatatttaaagaaaaaatcacccacatataAGCTTccataataaaaattcaaacaatATTAAATAAGATGCTCGCGCATATGCGCGGACTATCttcctagttttttttaaaaaaaaataagcatGGCTATTTGTAAAAAAGAAACGAAGATAAATGTACTTAAATTAAAGACTTAGAATTCATTTCCATGGTAATTTCACACGATAATCACTAACATGTACGTACATATACTCGGTGATGATGAAACACTTATCCAACTCCATTTTTATGCAATTTAACACCTTGCATGCTTTCGGTTCTTGATATCAATCACAATGATTTATGTCTGTTAATTAATCAAGCTGACGGTTTCATCCTCTTGATGAACTCGTCCCTAAGCTGCCTCCTCAGGATCTTCCCGGACACCGACTTGGGGATGGCGTCGACGATGTGCAGCACCCGGACCCGCTTGTACGACGCCACCCTCTCCGCCACGTACGCCactatctcctcctccccctcctccgcacCGTGCCGCCGCACCACGCACGCCACCGGcacctcgccggcctcctcgtccGGCACCCTGcatatccatgcatgcatggctttAGGACATGGCAAAAGCTCCATCTACAATTCCatctttttaaaattaaaatccaACTAAAAAGTTTAAACTCCATACAAAATTAGAATGAAGCTGGCTGAAAtgatctcacaaaataaactagaaatatAAAGCTTGGTTTTGATTGCTCCATAACTTTACTCCAGAATCAACTCTTGAAGTTTCGACGgtcagagaagaagaagaagaagggtgtTACCCGAAGACGGCGGCGTCCTCAACGGAGgggtgggagaggaggacggcCTCGAGCTCGGCGGGGGCGACCTGAAACCCCTTGTACTTGATCAGCTCCTTGATCCTGTCCACGATGaacacgtcgccgtcgccgtcgatgtACCCAACGTCGCCGGTGTGCAGCCACCCCTTGCCGTCCACCGTGCGCTccgtctcctccttcctcttgTAGTACCCCTGCATCACGCTCTGGCTCCGCACGCACAGCTCCCCCGGCGTGTTCGCCGGCAGCGACCTCCCGGTGTCCGGGTCCACGAACTTCACCTCCAGGTTCGGCAGGATGAACCCCACCGAGCTCTTCTTGGCGACGTGGccgtggccgtcgccggcggcgtgcgtGAGGGTGATGCAGCTGTGCTCGGTGAGGCCGTAGGCTTCCTCCACCTGCACGCCGGGGAACTTGCGCTGGAacgcggcgaggaggtcgggggcgagcggcgcggcggcggtcatGACGGACTTGAGGGCGAGGTCGGAGAGGTCGAACTCGTCGGCGACGGGGCTCTTGACCATGGCGAGCATCACGGGGGGAACCAGCGGCGCGAACATGACGCGGTGGTCGACGAGCGCACGGAGGAACGTGCGGAGGTCGAAGCGGTCCATCACCACCACCGTGCCCTTGTGCCGGAGCGTGGCGCAGCAGATGCCGGTGATGCCGTAGATGTGGAAGAACGGCATGAGCCCCAGCGTCACCACCTGCCCGGCCGTCTCCGGCGCCACGGCGAACATGGACGAGCAGAGGTTGGACACCAGGTTGCGGTGGCTCAGCATCACGCCCTTGGACACGCCGGTGGTGCCGGAGGAGTAGGGGAGCGCGCACAGGTCGGACTGCTGCGCCGCGTCCACCGGCACCACCCCGGCGCCGGTGCGgtccgccgcggcgaggagccCGTCCCAGCTGATCGCCCCAGGCATCCGCTCCCTGTCGCCGACGCCGATCACCGGCACGCCGGCGTCCTTCACCTTGTCGAACGCGACCTCGTTGGCAACGACCAGCTTCGCCTCGGAGTCCTCCACCTGCTTCTTGATCtccgcggcgagcgcgcgcgggTTCACGCCGGAGAACACGGCCCCCGCCGACATGATCCCGAGCGACACGACGGGGTACACGGCGAGGTTTGggagcgcgacgacgacgacgtgcccCTTCCGGACGCCCACCGACCGGAGCGCCCTGGCGAACCGCGCCGTGTCGCGCGCCACCTCGCCGTACGTGTACGAccgcccgcccgccgcggcCTCCACGAGCGCCACCCTGTCGGCGTAGGCCTCGGCGCCGTCCAGCACGAACTCCGGCACGGTGACGCCGTCCGGCACGGCCACCGGCGGGAACCTGCTCCGGAACACGTGCTcctgttcctcctcctccaccaccatggCGGGTACCGCGGCGTCGCCCATGTCGCGATGCCGGTCGGCGGCGCAGGCTTCttgggtggtggtgggggtggccGGAGCTCTGGCATTTGTAGAGAGCGTGGTGACGAGGGGTGGCGAGAGGAAGGCGACgacatggtggtggtggtggtcgtggcGAGGATGACACGGTTCTTGTGTGTTACCATGACTAGTGGGGTGTAGGTGAGGTTTGGTTGGGTCATGGCCTTTTGGCTTGCAAAGAGTGTGAATCTTCGAATGCTGGTAGAAATGGAGAGGATCGTAGTAGCTGTTGTTAACTATAAAcagttaataataataatcgatCTTACGATGATTTTCTTGATGCATAATAATAATCGATCTTACGATGATTTTCTTGATGCATTTTGTATATCGTGTAAGTTGTGTTGTGCCTGAATATTAACAGACCGTAGTAGCGGATAAGTGTAGGTGCATACGGTTCACATGTCAGATGTTATaattttggggatttggggataaATCGTTGATCCATTGATTTTGCCCTAGAGGGGAATATATTGTATACAAAGATATGGGAAAAGACTAAAATGTCCTTAGCACACTAATACACACACTAACACACATATCCTTGACACCCCAACTGCAATTTGCATTTGATACTTAAATACTAGATTAACAACATAATACGATAAATAcaaagttcatttttttttgacaaattactGCCAGGCATTTGCCTACCAGTATAGCTTgtataaaaagaaatatttacATCTTACTAGGAAAAACAGAAACCCACAAaataattacaaaatttgtaacTAATCAAAAACTAATTGCTTGAGAGGCTCCTTCATTCTACACATATGTAGAAGAAGCTCTTTCCTGAACTGAACTTTCCATCCATGAAAAGTTGGAGGTACATTATGAAAAATCAAGCCATTTCTTTGCTTCCAAATATACCAGGAGTTGTAAAGAAGATCTCCAGGAAACCTTCGTACCAAAACGAATTCTCACTAGAACAATCATCTGGAAGAAATTTAAATAAGGAGACCAATCAAAACCCAAATACTGTCAACATCGGAGACTAAAAGGGTAGGTAAAGAAGAGATGTAGCCTTATCTCTCTTATACCCCCAGAGCAAAGAACACAGGTGAGATCATCATTTTCCTTAGCATAGTGCCTGCAATCCACCATGTCCCTTGTATTAATTCTGTCTAAAGAGAGGAGCCAAGCAAACACTTTGATTTTCATCACACGCTTTGTCTTCCAGATCCAAACAAGCGGCCTTGGAGG
This window of the Oryza sativa Japonica Group chromosome 4, ASM3414082v1 genome carries:
- the LOC9267647 gene encoding LOW QUALITY PROTEIN: 4-coumarate--CoA ligase-like 9 (The sequence of the model RefSeq protein was modified relative to this genomic sequence to represent the inferred CDS: inserted 1 base in 1 codon) encodes the protein MTQPNLTYTPLVMVTHKNRVILATTTTTTMSSPSSRHPSSPXLSTNARAPATPTTTQEACAADRHRDMGDAAVPAMVVEEEEQEHVFRSRFPPVAVPDGVTVPEFVLDGAEAYADRVALVEAAAGGRSYTYGEVARDTARFARALRSVGVRKGHVVVVALPNLAVYPVVSLGIMSAGAVFSGVNPRALAAEIKKQVEDSEAKLVVANEVAFDKVKDAGVPVIGVGDRERMPGAISWDGLLAAADRTGAGVVPVDAAQQSDLCALPYSSGTTGVSKGVMLSHRNLVSNLCSSMFAVAPETAGQVVTLGLMPFFHIYGITGICCATLRHKGTVVVMDRFDLRTFLRALVDHRVMFAPLVPPVMLAMVKSPVADEFDLSDLALKSVMTAAAPLAPDLLAAFQRKFPGVQVEEAYGLTEHSCITLTHAAGDGHGHVAKKSSVGFILPNLEVKFVDPDTGRSLPANTPGELCVRSQSVMQGYYKRKEETERTVDGKGWLHTGDVGYIDGDGDVFIVDRIKELIKYKGFQVAPAELEAVLLSHPSVEDAAVFGVPDEEAGEVPVACVVRRHGAEEGEEEIVAYVAERVASYKRVRVLHIVDAIPKSVSGKILRRQLRDEFIKRMKPSA
- the LOC4335450 gene encoding NADH dehydrogenase [ubiquinone] 1 alpha subcomplex subunit 2 produces the protein MAWRANLSRGVKEIRFLFCQSSPASAPAREFVKKNYGDIKARNPSLPVLIRECSGVEPQLWARYDMGVERCVRLDGLTEAQIDSKLEELAKAGGSLKPK